From the Niveibacterium microcysteis genome, the window GGCGCCTTGGCCTTCTACGAGGCGAATGGCAGTGAAAACGAGGTCCTCGCTGCACGTGCCGACCTTCAGTTCCTGCTTGCGATATCCGGCAGCCATGCGGCGGCGGTGCTCACCGGCCGCCAAGTGGTCGATGGCTGGCGTGCCTGCGGCGATCTGCAACGCGAGGTCGGCGCGGCGAACAACTTGGGCTGCAGCCTGATCGAACTGGGGCGCATCGACGAAGCCTACGACGTGTTGCGCCCTTACCTGGGCGATGCGCGACTGCCGCGCTACATCAAGGCTCGCGTGTCGGACACGCTGATCGACGTGCTGCTCGCACGGGGCGATGCGGATGAAGCCGAGTTCATGATCCGTCGTGCGACCGACCCGTTTGAAAGCCACCGCACCGAATATTCGGAAGTTGCGGAACTGTTCCACCGCGCCCGCGTGGCAAGGCTGCGCGGGCAGAACGCGACGGCACTCGAGCTGCTGACGCGGGTTGTCGCGACGCCGGACGCGATGCGCGAGGACTGGCTGCGCAAGGCACACGAGTTGCTGATCGAGATGGCGATCGAGGCCGGCGATCTGGCTTTGCAGGCGCGCGCCTACGAGCGGCTGCTGGAGATGGCGTCGACCCGTTCGGAACGCGATCGCCGACTCGTCGATATCGTGTTGAGTCACGCAATGCCCTGGGTGTTTGCCTGACATGTCGCGCCTGCCACCCGCTTCGCCCTGTACCGGGGTGTGCCGGATCGACCCGCGCAGCGGGTGCTGTGAGGGCTGTCAGCGCACGCTGGACGAGATTGCCGGCTGGTCGCAGGCGAGTGACGCCGACAAACACCTGATCCTGCGCAGGGTTGCCGAACGTCGCGCGTGTGCCGACTGGTTCGACGTCGACCTGCGTTCAGACTGCGACCGCTAAACCGCGGATGGGGGCGCCGTTACCGCCGTCGATCCGTGTGCTGGAGCGCGGCTGGCTGTCGGCCAATACGGTCTTGCTGTTGGACGGCCCGGATGCCTGCGCGGTGGATTCTGGCTATGTCACCGATGCCTTGGAGACGGTGCGCCTGGTGCGAGAAGCGCTCGACGGGCGACGCCTGACACGGCTCATCAACACCCACTCCCACTCCGACCACATCGGGGGCAATGCGGCGCTGACTCACGCGTTCGGCTGCGCAGTAGCGGTGCCGGCGGGCATCGCGGGCGCCGTCGCGACCTGGGACGAGGCCGCGTTGTTGCTCTCTGCTGCGGATCAGCGCGGCGAGCGCTTCACCGCGCATGCGGTGATCCAGCCGGGTGACCGCTTTGTCGCCGGCGGCATGCGCTGGGAGGCGTTGGCCGCGCCAGGGCACGACATGGACGCGCTGGTGTTCTACGCCGCCGATCACCGGCTGCTGATCTCGGGTGACGCGCTGTGGCGCCACGGCTTTGGCATCCTGTTCGCGGATGTGATCGGTGCAGGTGGCGGTCTCGACGCGGCGCGCGAGACGCTCGAACGACTCGCGCGCCTGCCGATCGATTGCGTGATCCCGGGTCATGGCGCCCCGTTCGTCGAGGTCGACCAGGCTTTCGAGTCGGCCTTTGCTCGGCTGCAGGCTTTCGAGCAGGACGGCAGCCGGATTGCGCGCAACGCGCTGCGCGGCTGCCTGAGCTTCACCCTGCTTGAACGTGGCCAGCTGGCGCTCGATACGCTGCCCGCCTACCTTGCGAGTGTGCCCCTCTACCGCGAAGCGAATCAGCGCTACCTGCAACAAGCGCCCGATGCGCTCGCGGCGTGGCTGGCCGATGCGCTGGTGCACGCGGGGGTGGCACGCCGCAGCGGCGGTTTTCTGGTGCCAACCGCATTGGGTTGAGCACTTTGCCCGAATTGGTGCTGCCCGGCGTTCGGGGCCGCTGCTAGACTGCCGGAAAATTCAAAATGACTGGGTCCGCCACGAGCCGGCCCGAGGGTTGCCCCGATGCATGAGCTGCGTACTACGGTTGATATCCAGGCCCCGCCGAATCAGGTCTGGACGATCCTGACCGACTTTGCCGCCTACCCGGAGTGGAACCCCTTCATCCGCGAAGTGCGTGGCGAGCCGATCGCCGGACGCTCGCTCAATATCAGCGTCTTCTGTGGTCCGAAAGCGCAACGGCGCAACTTCTGGCCGCGTGTGCTGACCTCCGAAGCGCCGCGCGAACTGCGTTGGCAAGGCCGCCTGCTGATGAGCGGGCTGCTCAACGGCGAACACCGTTTCAAGCTGGTGCCCCGGTCCGATGGCACCACCCGCCTTGTGCACAGCGAATGCTTTACCGGCGTGCTGGTTCCGTTCTTCCGAGCGCGCCTTGAGCGCGAAGCCCGGCCCGGATTCGAGGCCATGAACGCCGCCCTCAAATCGCGCGCCGAACGCCGCCGCTGACCGTTTTCCCTCCTTTGGCCTGATGTCTCCGGCCTTCTGCTTGACGTTGATTGCTCGGCCTGGGGTTAGATCAAAAAATATTTTGATGACCCCATTGGCAACGCTCACATTCTGGATTAGGGTTCACCCCAATCAGGGATAACCCTAGTTCGGTTGTCCCGGCAGCATCCCGAGCCTTCACCCCCGCCCGCGTCGCGGACGGGCCAGAAGAGATGGCGGGCAAAAGCCCGCAAGCGCCACTACAAAGGAGACTTCAATGAAAACCAGCCCGATGCGTCGTGCCCTGTTGACCGCTTTTGCTGTTGGTACCGCCCTGATGGCCGCTCCGGCCTTTGCTGACAAGGCAAACCCGAAGATCGGTTTCTCCATCGACGACCTGCGCGTCGAACGTTGGGCGCGTGACCGCGACTACTTCGTCGAAGCGGCAAAGACCATGGGTGCGACCGTCAGCGTTCAGTCGGCTGATGCGAACGAGCAGCGCCAGATCTCGCAGATCGAAAACCTGATCGCGCAAAAAGTCGACGTGATCGTGATCGTTCCCTTCAACTCGAAGGTGCTGACGAACGTCATCAAGGAAGCCAAGAAGGCCGGCATCAAGGTCGTGTCGTATGACCGCCTGATCCTGAACGCCGATGTCGATGCCTACATCTCGTTCGACAACGAGCGCGTTGGCCAACTGCAAGCCGAAATGGTCGTGAAGGCTCAGCCGAAGGGCTCGTACTTCATGCTCGGCGGCTCGCCGACCGACAACAACGCCAAGCTGCTGCGCGAAGGCCAGATGAAGGTC encodes:
- a CDS encoding SRPBCC domain-containing protein → MHELRTTVDIQAPPNQVWTILTDFAAYPEWNPFIREVRGEPIAGRSLNISVFCGPKAQRRNFWPRVLTSEAPRELRWQGRLLMSGLLNGEHRFKLVPRSDGTTRLVHSECFTGVLVPFFRARLEREARPGFEAMNAALKSRAERRR
- a CDS encoding MBL fold metallo-hydrolase, with translation MGAPLPPSIRVLERGWLSANTVLLLDGPDACAVDSGYVTDALETVRLVREALDGRRLTRLINTHSHSDHIGGNAALTHAFGCAVAVPAGIAGAVATWDEAALLLSAADQRGERFTAHAVIQPGDRFVAGGMRWEALAAPGHDMDALVFYAADHRLLISGDALWRHGFGILFADVIGAGGGLDAARETLERLARLPIDCVIPGHGAPFVEVDQAFESAFARLQAFEQDGSRIARNALRGCLSFTLLERGQLALDTLPAYLASVPLYREANQRYLQQAPDALAAWLADALVHAGVARRSGGFLVPTALG
- the xylF gene encoding D-xylose ABC transporter substrate-binding protein, whose protein sequence is MKTSPMRRALLTAFAVGTALMAAPAFADKANPKIGFSIDDLRVERWARDRDYFVEAAKTMGATVSVQSADANEQRQISQIENLIAQKVDVIVIVPFNSKVLTNVIKEAKKAGIKVVSYDRLILNADVDAYISFDNERVGQLQAEMVVKAQPKGSYFMLGGSPTDNNAKLLREGQMKVLKPYVDKGDIKIVGQQWVKEWNPSEALSIIENALTANKNKIDAIVASNDGTAGGAIQALAAQNLAGKVAVSGQDADLAACKRVIAGTQTGTVYKPLKLIASEAAKLSVQLAKGEKPAFNNALDNGSAKKIDSLLLTPTIITKANIDTLVKDNFYTAKQLGL
- a CDS encoding DUF1289 domain-containing protein; the encoded protein is MSRLPPASPCTGVCRIDPRSGCCEGCQRTLDEIAGWSQASDADKHLILRRVAERRACADWFDVDLRSDCDR